From a region of the uncultured Jannaschia sp. genome:
- a CDS encoding threonine/serine dehydratase, producing MDDAALTPVTRRDVERAAARIAGHAVRTPLLNAPSLDAAFGRRIHVKAECLQKTGSFKFRGAFNALYQTEGDVVAFSSGNHAQGVALAARILGKRAVIVMPSDAPEVKIANTRGYGAEVVLYDRATEDRDAIGARLVEARGLTLIRPYDEPLVIAGQGTCGLEIAEDLPNGVKEVLVCCGGGGLSSGTALALEGRATVRTVEPEGFDDVARSLASGRIERNARLTGSICDAILTPEPGRITFPILARLCGPGLAVSDDEALRAMALAWTHLRIVLEPGGAVALAAGLFHHDGDVAVVASGGNVDRDVFARALALV from the coding sequence ATGGACGATGCTGCTCTGACCCCCGTCACCCGGCGCGATGTCGAACGGGCCGCCGCGCGGATCGCGGGCCATGCCGTCCGCACCCCGCTTCTGAACGCGCCGTCGCTCGACGCGGCCTTCGGGCGGCGCATCCACGTCAAGGCAGAGTGCCTGCAGAAGACCGGAAGCTTCAAGTTCCGCGGCGCCTTCAACGCGCTTTACCAGACCGAAGGCGACGTGGTGGCGTTCTCGTCGGGCAACCACGCGCAGGGCGTGGCGCTGGCCGCGCGTATCCTCGGCAAGCGGGCCGTGATCGTCATGCCCTCGGACGCGCCCGAGGTGAAGATCGCCAACACGCGGGGCTACGGCGCCGAGGTCGTGCTCTACGATCGCGCGACCGAAGACCGCGACGCGATCGGCGCGCGGCTGGTCGAGGCGCGCGGCCTGACCCTGATCCGGCCCTATGACGAGCCGTTGGTGATCGCGGGGCAGGGCACCTGCGGCCTCGAGATCGCCGAGGACCTGCCCAACGGTGTCAAGGAGGTGCTGGTCTGTTGCGGCGGCGGCGGTCTGTCGTCGGGCACCGCGCTGGCGCTGGAGGGGCGCGCGACCGTCCGCACGGTCGAGCCCGAGGGTTTCGACGACGTGGCCCGGTCGCTCGCCTCGGGGCGGATCGAGCGGAACGCCCGGCTGACCGGCTCGATCTGCGACGCGATCCTGACGCCCGAACCGGGTCGGATTACCTTCCCGATCCTCGCGCGCCTCTGCGGCCCCGGCCTCGCGGTCAGCGACGACGAGGCGCTCCGCGCCATGGCGCTCGCCTGGACGCATCTCCGGATCGTGCTGGAGCCCGGCGGTGCGGTCGCGCTGGCGGCGGGGCTGTTCCATCACGACGGCGACGTGGCGGTCGTGGCCTCGGGCGGAAACGTGGACCGGGACGTGTTCGCGCGGGCGCTGGCCTTGGTCTGA
- a CDS encoding NAD(P)-dependent oxidoreductase, which yields MERIGFVGVGLMGHGIATNLRKAGHPLTVIAHRNRTPIDDLVGQGATEAATLAELAAASDIVHICAPGSPQVEAIVDAMIEHLPDGAAVVDCSTSNPVSTRMLAERLDARGFGMADAPLGGTPAQAETGELAAMVGASDAVFARVKPVLATWAKSIDHVGEVGAGHTMKLLNNFLAMGYGAIYSEALALADASGIAVETFDEVIRGSRMGCGFYETFRSYVVDGNREAHKFTLTNALKDMTYLSALAGGTGVANPVGAAIRNSYALAVNTGGDGPEDYVPHLRDFVAKANGRG from the coding sequence ATGGAACGCATCGGATTCGTGGGCGTGGGCCTCATGGGGCACGGCATCGCCACCAATCTTCGGAAGGCCGGACATCCGCTGACGGTGATCGCGCATCGCAACCGCACGCCGATCGACGACCTCGTGGGGCAGGGCGCGACCGAGGCCGCGACGCTGGCCGAACTCGCCGCCGCGTCGGACATCGTCCATATCTGCGCGCCCGGCTCGCCGCAGGTCGAGGCCATCGTGGACGCCATGATCGAGCACCTGCCTGACGGCGCGGCCGTGGTGGATTGCTCGACCTCGAACCCGGTCTCGACCCGGATGCTGGCCGAACGGCTGGACGCGCGCGGCTTCGGGATGGCCGACGCCCCGCTGGGCGGCACGCCCGCGCAGGCCGAAACGGGCGAGCTGGCCGCGATGGTCGGCGCGAGCGACGCGGTGTTCGCACGGGTCAAGCCGGTCCTCGCGACATGGGCCAAGAGCATCGACCATGTCGGCGAGGTCGGCGCGGGACACACGATGAAGCTTCTCAACAACTTCCTCGCGATGGGTTACGGCGCGATCTATTCGGAGGCGCTGGCGCTGGCCGATGCCTCGGGAATCGCCGTCGAGACCTTCGACGAGGTCATCCGGGGCAGTCGCATGGGCTGCGGCTTCTACGAGACGTTCCGGAGCTACGTCGTCGACGGCAATCGCGAGGCGCACAAGTTCACCCTGACCAACGCGTTGAAGGATATGACGTATCTGTCCGCACTGGCCGGCGGGACGGGGGTGGCGAACCCCGTGGGGGCCGCGATCCGCAACAGCTACGCGCTGGCCGTGAATACCGGCGGCGACGGCCCCGAGGATTACGTCCCGCACCTGCGGGACTTCGTCGCGAAGGCAAACGGGCGCGGCTAG
- the fabA gene encoding bifunctional 3-hydroxydecanoyl-ACP dehydratase/trans-2-decenoyl-ACP isomerase produces the protein MGQYPTFFDRDELLKCARGELFGEGNAQLPEPPMLMMDRITDISEDGGLHGKGHVVAEFDITPDLWFFDCHFPGNPIMPGCLGLDGLWQLTGFNLGWRGWQGRGYALGVGEVKLTGMVRPDRKKLTYFVDFTKALQTRRLTMGVADGRVEADGEEIYVVKDMKVALSAS, from the coding sequence ATGGGCCAGTATCCGACGTTCTTCGACCGCGACGAGCTCTTGAAATGTGCCCGTGGCGAACTCTTCGGAGAGGGCAACGCCCAGCTTCCCGAACCCCCCATGCTGATGATGGACCGCATCACCGACATCTCGGAGGATGGCGGCCTGCACGGCAAGGGCCACGTCGTGGCCGAATTCGACATCACGCCGGACCTGTGGTTCTTCGACTGCCACTTTCCCGGCAACCCGATCATGCCCGGCTGCCTCGGGCTCGACGGGCTCTGGCAGCTGACGGGCTTCAACCTCGGCTGGCGCGGCTGGCAGGGGCGGGGCTACGCGCTGGGCGTGGGCGAGGTGAAACTGACCGGCATGGTCCGGCCCGACCGCAAGAAGCTGACCTATTTCGTGGATTTCACCAAGGCGCTCCAGACGCGCCGCCTGACGATGGGCGTGGCCGATGGCCGCGTCGAAGCGGATGGCGAGGAGATCTACGTCGTCAAGGACATGAAGGTCGCACTCAGCGCAAGCTGA
- the irrA gene encoding iron response transcriptional regulator IrrA, with translation MTTTGETARDRGEAWLSRAALRPTRQRVLLASLLVGDGRDRHVTAETLHDAARRSGEKVSLATVYNTLRAFTEAGLVQEITVDGTGSYFDTRLDDHPHFYWEAEGRLSDAGHEALQIVDLPAAPAGMEVAKVDVVIRLRPKG, from the coding sequence ATGACGACGACCGGAGAGACCGCCCGCGACCGGGGCGAAGCCTGGCTCTCCCGCGCGGCCCTGCGGCCGACGCGGCAGCGGGTGCTGTTGGCGTCGCTTCTGGTCGGCGACGGGCGCGACCGCCACGTCACCGCCGAGACGCTTCACGACGCCGCGCGGCGTTCGGGCGAGAAGGTTTCGCTGGCCACGGTCTACAACACGCTCCGCGCCTTCACCGAAGCCGGCCTCGTGCAGGAGATCACGGTCGACGGCACCGGCTCCTATTTCGACACCCGCCTCGACGACCACCCGCATTTCTACTGGGAGGCCGAGGGTCGCCTGTCGGATGCGGGCCACGAGGCCTTGCAGATCGTCGACCTGCCCGCGGCCCCCGCGGGCATGGAAGTCGCCAAGGTCGACGTCGTCATCCGGCTCCGCCCCAAGGGCTGA
- a CDS encoding alpha/beta hydrolase, translating to MPEFRTSDNLRLWYDDTGEGDGPPILCLSGLTRNSTDFDYVMPYLVSENRVIRLDYRGRGKSQRAPDWKTYTIPTEARDVLELMAHLGLDRVAILGTSRGGLIAMSLALIAKDRLAGVCLVDIGPVLDPAGLEVIQDYIGKNPDAATYEAATAIRASLMAGFEGVPEDRWREEVEKHYRETEDGLVINYDPKLRDAVLEAGAQPMPDLWPLFDALEGVPLACIRGANSDLLSPETLAEMARRRPDMIVGEVPGRGHVPFLDEPEALEALNEWTMLL from the coding sequence ATGCCGGAGTTCCGCACCTCAGACAATCTGCGTCTCTGGTACGACGACACGGGCGAGGGCGACGGCCCGCCGATCCTGTGCCTCTCGGGCCTGACCCGCAATTCGACCGATTTCGACTACGTGATGCCCTATCTCGTCAGCGAGAACCGGGTGATCCGGCTGGACTACCGGGGCCGGGGCAAGTCCCAGCGCGCGCCCGACTGGAAGACCTACACCATCCCGACTGAGGCGCGCGACGTGCTCGAACTGATGGCGCATCTCGGGCTCGACCGCGTCGCCATCCTCGGCACGTCGCGGGGCGGGCTGATCGCGATGTCGCTGGCCCTGATCGCCAAGGACCGGCTGGCGGGCGTCTGCCTCGTGGATATCGGGCCCGTGCTGGACCCCGCCGGGCTGGAGGTGATCCAGGATTATATCGGCAAGAACCCCGATGCCGCGACCTATGAGGCCGCGACCGCGATCCGCGCCTCGCTCATGGCCGGGTTCGAGGGCGTACCCGAGGACCGGTGGCGCGAGGAGGTCGAGAAGCACTACCGCGAGACCGAGGACGGGCTCGTCATCAATTACGACCCCAAGCTGCGCGATGCCGTGCTGGAGGCGGGCGCGCAGCCGATGCCCGATCTCTGGCCGCTCTTCGATGCGCTGGAGGGCGTGCCGCTGGCCTGCATCCGGGGCGCGAACTCGGACCTTCTGTCGCCCGAGACGCTGGCCGAGATGGCGCGCCGCCGCCCCGACATGATCGTGGGCGAGGTGCCGGGGCGCGGCCACGTCCCCTTCCTCGACGAGCCGGAGGCGCTGGAGGCGCTGAACGAATGGACGATGCTGCTCTGA
- a CDS encoding enoyl-ACP reductase: MDMQGKRGLIMGVANERSIAWGIAKALADAGAELAFTYQGEAFGKRVAPLAESVGSTTLLDVDVTDDASLDAAFAELEAGGKLDFVIHAIAFSDKTELTGRFVDTSRANFKHSLDISCYSLVEVARRARPLMTEGGTILTLTFDGSQRVMPFYNVMGVAKAALESAVRYLAADLGPEGIRVNAVSPGPMKTLAGAAIGGARKTFRHTEANAPMRANATLEAIGGTALYLCSDAGACTTGEVIHVDGGFHVMGMPNPDNL, translated from the coding sequence ATGGACATGCAGGGCAAGCGCGGACTGATCATGGGCGTCGCCAACGAACGCTCGATCGCGTGGGGCATCGCCAAGGCGCTGGCCGATGCCGGCGCGGAGCTGGCCTTCACCTACCAGGGCGAGGCCTTCGGCAAGCGCGTCGCGCCCCTGGCCGAAAGCGTGGGCTCGACCACCCTTCTCGACGTGGACGTCACCGACGACGCCTCGCTCGACGCGGCCTTTGCCGAGCTCGAGGCGGGCGGCAAGCTCGACTTCGTGATCCACGCCATCGCGTTTTCCGACAAGACCGAGCTGACGGGGCGCTTCGTCGACACGAGCCGCGCCAACTTCAAGCATTCGCTCGATATTTCCTGCTACAGCCTCGTCGAGGTGGCGCGGCGCGCCCGGCCCCTGATGACCGAGGGCGGCACGATCCTGACGCTGACCTTCGACGGCTCGCAGCGGGTCATGCCCTTCTACAACGTCATGGGCGTCGCCAAGGCGGCGCTGGAATCCGCCGTCCGCTATCTCGCGGCCGATCTCGGGCCCGAGGGCATCCGCGTCAACGCCGTCTCGCCCGGCCCGATGAAGACCCTCGCCGGGGCCGCCATCGGGGGCGCGCGAAAGACCTTCCGGCACACCGAGGCGAACGCGCCGATGCGCGCCAACGCGACGCTGGAAGCCATTGGCGGAACGGCACTTTACCTGTGTTCGGACGCGGGCGCCTGCACGACCGGTGAGGTCATCCATGTCGATGGCGGCTTCCATGTCATGGGCATGCCGAATCCCGACAACCTCTAG
- a CDS encoding haloacid dehalogenase type II: protein MAIDTCIFDAYGTLFDVTAAARHAADDTPALTDIWATLAADWRDKQLQYTWLRAVSGDHCDFWQVTGDGLDWAMEKAGLSDAALRDRLMNLYWELAAYPEVPDMLGALKDAGRATGILSNGTPEMLQAATASAGIGRLLDHVLSVESVGIYKPSPKVYDMVGRAFGCEAGDVLFVSSNGWDAAAAQAYGFRTVWVNRAGLPMDRLPGRPDHVLDDLEGLPALVASL, encoded by the coding sequence ATGGCCATCGACACCTGCATCTTCGACGCCTACGGCACCTTGTTCGACGTGACCGCCGCCGCTCGTCACGCCGCCGACGACACCCCCGCGCTGACCGATATCTGGGCGACGCTCGCCGCCGACTGGCGCGACAAGCAGCTGCAATATACTTGGCTGCGCGCCGTCAGCGGCGATCATTGCGATTTCTGGCAGGTCACCGGCGACGGGCTCGACTGGGCGATGGAGAAGGCGGGCCTGTCGGATGCCGCGCTACGGGACCGGCTGATGAACCTCTACTGGGAGCTGGCCGCCTACCCGGAGGTGCCCGACATGCTGGGCGCGCTGAAGGACGCGGGTCGTGCCACGGGCATCCTGTCGAACGGGACGCCCGAGATGTTGCAGGCCGCGACCGCCTCAGCCGGGATCGGCCGCCTGCTGGACCACGTGCTCTCGGTCGAGAGTGTCGGCATCTACAAGCCGTCGCCCAAGGTCTACGACATGGTTGGCCGCGCCTTCGGATGCGAGGCGGGCGACGTCCTCTTCGTGTCGTCGAACGGCTGGGACGCGGCGGCGGCGCAGGCCTACGGCTTCCGCACCGTCTGGGTGAACCGCGCGGGCCTGCCGATGGACCGGCTGCCGGGCCGCCCCGATCACGTGCTGGACGACCTCGAGGGCCTGCCCGCGCTGGTGGCGTCGCTCTGA
- the fabB gene encoding beta-ketoacyl-ACP synthase I — protein sequence MRRVVVTGIGIVSPIGNTPDEVEASLRAGRSGITFAEKYAEHGFRSQVHGMPDIVVEDHIDKRNLRFMGPGAAYNFIAMERAIADAGLEPDEVSNERTGLVMGSGGPSTSNFFTAFDTVISKGSPKRMGPFMVTRCMSSTNSACLATPFGIKGVNYSITSACTTSLHCMGNGVEQIQFGKQDIVFAGGGEEVDWTLSCLFDAMGAMSSKYNDAPETASRPYDATRDGFVIAGGAGVVVLEERERAIARGATIYGEVTGYGATSDGADMVAPSGEGGERAMRLALSQMPEDRTIGYVNAHGTSTPVGDIKEIVALRNIFGDGNTPPVGSTKSMTGHSLGATGVQEAIYSMIMMNKGFIAPSINVTELDPELKPSEINTELRDGVEIDSVLSNSFGFGGTNGTVIISKHRA from the coding sequence ATGCGTCGCGTCGTCGTCACCGGGATCGGGATCGTCTCGCCCATCGGAAACACACCGGACGAGGTCGAGGCGTCGCTCCGCGCGGGCCGCTCCGGCATCACCTTCGCCGAGAAATACGCCGAGCACGGCTTCCGCAGCCAGGTCCACGGCATGCCCGACATCGTGGTCGAGGATCATATCGACAAGCGCAACCTGCGCTTCATGGGGCCGGGCGCGGCCTACAACTTCATCGCGATGGAGCGGGCCATCGCGGATGCGGGGCTCGAGCCGGACGAGGTCTCGAACGAGCGCACGGGCCTCGTGATGGGGTCGGGCGGGCCATCCACCTCGAACTTCTTCACGGCCTTCGACACCGTGATCTCAAAGGGCAGCCCCAAGCGGATGGGCCCCTTCATGGTGACCCGCTGCATGTCGTCGACCAACTCGGCCTGCCTCGCCACGCCCTTCGGCATCAAGGGCGTGAACTACTCGATCACCTCGGCCTGCACGACGTCGCTGCATTGCATGGGCAACGGGGTCGAGCAGATCCAGTTCGGCAAGCAGGACATCGTCTTCGCGGGCGGCGGCGAGGAGGTGGACTGGACGCTGTCCTGCCTCTTCGACGCGATGGGCGCGATGTCGTCCAAGTACAACGACGCGCCCGAGACGGCCTCGCGCCCCTATGACGCCACGCGCGACGGCTTCGTCATCGCGGGCGGCGCGGGCGTCGTCGTCCTCGAGGAGCGCGAGCGCGCCATCGCGCGGGGGGCCACGATCTACGGCGAGGTCACGGGCTACGGCGCCACCTCCGACGGGGCCGACATGGTGGCCCCCTCGGGCGAGGGCGGCGAGCGGGCAATGCGCCTCGCGCTAAGCCAGATGCCCGAGGATCGCACCATCGGCTACGTCAACGCCCACGGCACCTCGACCCCGGTGGGCGACATCAAGGAGATCGTGGCGCTGCGCAACATCTTCGGCGACGGCAACACGCCGCCGGTCGGCTCGACCAAGTCGATGACCGGCCACAGCCTCGGCGCGACCGGCGTGCAAGAGGCGATCTACTCGATGATCATGATGAACAAGGGCTTCATCGCCCCCTCGATCAACGTCACCGAGCTCGACCCCGAGCTGAAGCCGTCCGAGATCAACACCGAGCTGCGCGACGGCGTCGAGATCGACAGCGTGTTGTCGAACTCCTTCGGGTTCGGCGGCACCAATGGCACGGTCATCATCTCGAAGCACCGGGCCTGA
- a CDS encoding TCR/Tet family MFS transporter: MTDATRPGAAPTLPVIFIVATIVIEAMGIGLILPVMPSLLREIQGADLAQAAIWGGVLSSSYALMQFLFSPTIGNLSDRFGRRPVLLLSMAVIFVDYIVMALAGSLWLLLVGRIVAGIAAATMSTANAFMADISDPAKKAQNFGLISAAFGAGFVLGPATGGLLAEWGPRAPFWAAAILSGANLAFGLIVLPETLRRPRAFEWRRANPLGGLRAIGKLPGLGALMVVWFFYQVANWVYPAVWAYFTQSAFGWDEAMVGLSLAAYGISMVVVQGVLIRWIVPRLGERRTLAWFLPYNAVILVMVAFVPHGWLMLLLTPLSALGAIVAPALQGLASRIADDDQQGELQGVLASITAVAAIISPLLMTRLFSVATEGERHFPGAPFLAACALMAVSWTLFRRARPADAAVGQEGPDPAALGASSGSGRARNDRPT; the protein is encoded by the coding sequence ATGACCGACGCGACCCGGCCCGGTGCGGCCCCCACCCTCCCCGTGATCTTCATCGTGGCGACCATCGTGATCGAGGCGATGGGGATCGGGCTGATTCTTCCGGTCATGCCGTCGCTCCTGCGCGAGATCCAGGGCGCCGACCTGGCGCAGGCGGCGATCTGGGGCGGCGTGCTGTCCTCGTCCTACGCGCTGATGCAGTTCCTCTTCTCGCCCACGATCGGCAACCTGTCGGACCGCTTCGGCCGGCGGCCCGTCCTGCTCCTGTCGATGGCGGTGATCTTCGTCGACTACATCGTCATGGCGCTGGCGGGATCGCTCTGGCTCCTCCTCGTGGGGCGCATCGTGGCGGGCATCGCGGCGGCCACCATGTCGACGGCCAACGCCTTCATGGCCGACATCTCGGACCCGGCAAAGAAGGCGCAGAATTTCGGCCTGATCTCGGCGGCCTTCGGGGCGGGCTTCGTGCTGGGACCTGCGACGGGCGGTCTTCTGGCCGAGTGGGGCCCGCGCGCGCCCTTCTGGGCGGCGGCGATCCTGTCGGGCGCAAACCTCGCCTTCGGGCTGATCGTCCTGCCCGAGACGCTGCGCCGCCCGCGCGCCTTCGAATGGCGCCGCGCCAACCCGCTGGGCGGCCTGCGCGCCATCGGCAAGCTGCCGGGCCTCGGCGCGCTGATGGTGGTCTGGTTCTTCTACCAGGTCGCGAACTGGGTCTATCCGGCGGTCTGGGCCTATTTCACGCAATCCGCCTTCGGCTGGGACGAGGCGATGGTCGGCCTGTCGCTCGCCGCCTACGGCATCTCGATGGTGGTCGTGCAGGGGGTGCTGATCCGCTGGATCGTGCCGCGTCTGGGCGAACGCCGGACGCTGGCGTGGTTCCTGCCCTATAATGCCGTGATCCTCGTCATGGTGGCGTTCGTCCCGCATGGATGGCTGATGCTGCTGCTGACGCCGCTCTCGGCCCTGGGCGCGATCGTGGCCCCGGCGCTGCAAGGCCTCGCCAGCCGCATCGCCGATGACGATCAGCAGGGCGAATTGCAGGGCGTGTTGGCCTCGATCACGGCGGTCGCGGCGATCATCTCGCCGCTCCTGATGACGCGGCTGTTCAGCGTGGCGACCGAAGGCGAGCGCCACTTCCCCGGCGCCCCCTTCCTCGCCGCCTGCGCGCTGATGGCGGTGAGCTGGACGCTGTTCCGAAGGGCACGACCGGCGGACGCGGCCGTAGGCCAGGAAGGGCCGGACCCCGCCGCGTTGGGCGCGTCGTCCGGCAGCGGCCGGGCGCGGAACGACAGACCGACCTGA
- a CDS encoding lyase family protein: MTVSPFDSALHGAKYADRDVARLFSDSAEIRAMLIVQGALARAQGATGLIPEVSAQAIHRAAMEVQIDPAGLAAGTAANGIPVPDLVAAFRAAMEAPEHANWIHHGATSQDVIDTSFALRLRQALGLIEARLDAVLTALADLADAHAETPIAARTYGQVATPTSFGAMVAIWGHGLLACRDALDAVRARVQVVTLAGAAGTLSVMGDHGPAVRAHMAEALGLGLTEAPSHAERSAIRALAAWLRAALLACDKVAVDLLLLTRDGTVRLGGGGASSTMPQKANPVGPATIHGLAIHGAALAGAFDAPHWDQRDGGAWFAEGLALPQMVVGTARGLTLLVEAEIVADPAAMRAGVDDPTGLIHAEAISFALGPPRADAQARVKDWAAEIRTDGGSLIEKAGHDPADYTPERQWGEAPAQARAFAAAVRSR, translated from the coding sequence CAGGGGGCCACGGGCCTCATCCCCGAGGTCTCGGCGCAGGCGATCCACCGCGCCGCGATGGAGGTGCAGATCGACCCCGCCGGGCTGGCCGCAGGCACGGCGGCCAACGGCATCCCGGTCCCCGACCTCGTGGCGGCGTTCCGCGCCGCGATGGAGGCGCCCGAGCACGCCAACTGGATCCATCACGGCGCCACCAGCCAGGACGTGATCGACACGTCGTTCGCGCTGCGCCTGCGTCAGGCGCTCGGGTTGATCGAGGCGCGGCTCGACGCGGTGCTGACCGCGCTTGCGGACCTCGCCGACGCCCATGCCGAGACGCCCATCGCCGCCCGGACCTACGGGCAGGTCGCGACGCCCACGAGCTTCGGCGCGATGGTCGCGATCTGGGGGCACGGGCTTCTCGCATGCCGCGATGCGCTCGACGCGGTGCGTGCGCGCGTTCAGGTCGTGACGCTGGCGGGAGCCGCAGGCACCCTTTCGGTGATGGGGGACCATGGTCCGGCCGTGCGCGCGCATATGGCCGAGGCGCTGGGCCTCGGCCTGACCGAAGCGCCGTCCCATGCCGAGCGGAGCGCGATCCGGGCCCTCGCCGCATGGCTGAGGGCTGCGCTTCTGGCCTGCGACAAGGTCGCGGTAGACCTTCTCCTCCTGACGCGGGACGGGACCGTGCGGCTGGGCGGCGGCGGCGCCTCCTCGACGATGCCGCAAAAGGCGAACCCCGTCGGCCCGGCCACGATCCACGGCCTCGCGATCCACGGCGCGGCGCTGGCAGGGGCCTTCGACGCGCCCCATTGGGACCAGCGCGACGGCGGCGCGTGGTTCGCCGAAGGGCTGGCCCTGCCGCAGATGGTCGTGGGCACCGCCCGCGGGCTGACCCTGCTGGTCGAGGCCGAGATCGTCGCGGACCCGGCTGCGATGCGCGCGGGCGTTGACGATCCGACCGGCCTGATCCACGCCGAGGCAATCAGCTTCGCGCTGGGCCCGCCGCGTGCCGACGCGCAGGCCCGTGTGAAGGATTGGGCCGCCGAGATCCGCACCGACGGCGGCTCGCTGATCGAGAAGGCCGGGCACGACCCCGCCGATTACACGCCCGAGCGGCAATGGGGCGAGGCCCCGGCGCAGGCCCGCGCCTTCGCGGCTGCCGTTAGGTCACGGTAG